A window of Pyrus communis chromosome 3, drPyrComm1.1, whole genome shotgun sequence genomic DNA:
CCAAAACATCACTGAGTTAAAAATAATTCTTCTTTTAAATGACCAAACTATTCAAAATCTCATCTTTGGCAACTACAAGTAGTTCTGAAACTACGATTATCGAGGGAGCGGAGTTCGAACAGAACTTTGGGTGAAGGATTACAAAACCCTTTccccaaaattattttttaacataaaacaGTAAATTTCTGAAGTTGTAAGCAAATAAGcgggaaaaaataaataaaattcagaaAATCTATGCATATAAACATTCAAATGTACAAATTGCAAAAGGAAATACAAAAACGTttaagaaatcaaacaaaaccaaaataaaataaaatgaaaaatagcaaaaaaaaaaaaaaaaaggaatttcaGCCATGAAAAGAACATAAACAGCCAAGGGGAAAAACAAATTACCACGATGATGAGGTTTCTTGAACGACGGCGAGCTCCCCCGGCGCGAACGGCAGAGAACGGCGGATACAGAGAACAGAGCTAAGCTTTCGAGTGAGACGAGGGAGAAAAGGGGGGCGTTCAGGCGTTGTGTTTGGAGTTGGAGGCAAGGGTTATAAACCAAACGAAGTCGTTTCGCGGTGCGCTTGAATGTgaaaaacaggaaaaaaattaaaaattaaatagcGTAGGTTTCAGCTAGTAGAAATTTGGGCTTTTCCTTCGGTCAAGGGCTTTTTAAACTTGTAGCCTCAACTGTAGACCTACCCAACCCAAAAAGTTTTCTTTTTAGATATGATCGATGAATTGTCACATAGTATTACCAATTCACTTGTATCATAATAAGTAAATTTATTTAGAATTTTTAGCCAAATTGATTCTTGAAATTGGCATAACTTTTCattttggtctctgagattttaAATCGATAGCACTGATCCTTGAGTTTATCCacaatcaattattttgatctTTGAGATTTTAAATCGATAGCACTGGTCTCTGAGTTTAtccacaatcaatcattttggtcattttatgaaaaatctattttaaataagaaaaaaaaaacaaaaataccctcaattatTGTTAAATCATTGTTTGTTAAATTAAAggtattttagttattttatccttatttcaTAGAGATTTTTCACTAAATAACTAAAATGATATTGATGGTAGACAAATTCAAAGTACAGAGTTATGCCACTCTCAATgactattttagctaaaatgccATTTATTTATTGATCTTTTATCCTAAGTCCTTGATAGcataattcttttttctttttataaaagtaGTAATGGAGTTGGATAGAGATGGTTCAATATGGGATACCGAACCAAAAGTGGCGTATCAAATCCCGAACCGAAAATTTTCGGGAGGAAAATCTCATGACCGATCCTAAACCGAAATTTCAGGATTCTCGAAATATTTTAGGTATTTCGGAATTTCTCGAAACCAAACCTGCATCAGAATCCAAATCATCTAGACTGAAATTGAAATCATCCAAACCTGCATAAAAATCCATATTGAAATTAGAGACATAGTGATAGTGAATCAGTGAAGATTTATGGTAGAGAGAGGCATGCGTCCTTCTCCTGACCCGAGCCCCCaattcaaaaccctaacctTAATTCGAAATCCCAAACACACAGAGAATCACTGGAGAGAACCGGAGGTGGGGATGAAGCCGTGAGATGTGGTGGTGGCCGGAGTGGAGACAGTTCGTCGGAGTGAGATTGCTAGACGGTGGGTGGCTGTTGAGCTTTGaatccaagaaaaagaaagagtctGAGACTAAGTGCAGGCAGATGAGAAGGGCAAAATGAAATGGAAGAGAGTGAGTTGGATTTCGGCTCGGTTTTGGATTGAGTGGAAGGAAGGGTGGTTTCGGTTTTGAAGTGAGTAGGGGTGGTTTATtggttgcagagagagagagacaataCGAGAGAGAAGAAATGGGAAAAAAAGTGAAAGATAAAGGGTTAGGTGGTTTATgggttgtagagagagagaaagagacaatATGAGAGAGATGACTGATGAGACAGAAAATGAAAGAGAGAGTTCTATGGTGCCaaattgtctgccctcctgtttaGGTGTTATtttcattcccttttatttatgCAACCATGATTAAgtcatattaatattttatatttttattatttttggtcttattatctttataaaaaaatcaatataaaatgttgacgtagcttaacAATGATCGCACAAAATAGGAAGATATAGGAATGGCACCCAAAcagaagggcagacaatctgcctctaAGTTCTATCTAGAAAACAAGCACCTCTGACCCATCCATCCACCTTTTGTCATCACCACACCACACTTTAGTGAttgtaattatataataataatcatTACAAATTCCAACAGCACACactgacacacacacacacatatatatatatatatatgttatattagTAAAGTTCGGTTTGGGAATACCGAATTATTCAAAGAGTGAGATCAAATCCTATACCAAAAAATCCAGAATTGGTTCGGTTTTGGTAtcaaaatttttgggattttttgttCAGTTTCGGTATGGCTTGGGATTTTCGgtatttttttccagccctagaGTTAGAGAATAGAGGAATCTAAACAAAATCAAGGATGCATGAATAATTGCTCTACACGACTCTCAGTTCCGTTGCATAGTTTTTTACTTCTTAAGCTAGTTGAAATATTATGTACAacagaaaaaagggaaaatctATATTACTATTCCGTAACAATGTTATCAAATAGTACTATTATTATAGGGACAAAATATTGCGATGATATCAATATAATGTAAATTGGCACTACATGAATCAAATTAACATTGGCAGAAATACTTGCCTCTAAAAATCACTAATAGGGGCAAATATATTGAAAAAGTGCCTCTAATAAAAATGAGTAGCGAAAAGTAGATTCACCTCTAAAATAACCATTACTATTGTTATTAAAAGCGAAAAATGTCAAATATCACTCCCTATTGTTTTTGTTGCCACACATTGTTATAGGTAGAAACATCCGCACTTTTATTTCCGCATCTAATATAACGCCATAATACTCACTTTTCATGTAGTGTCGATAACccctcttttaaaaaaaaaaaaaaggacaactGGTGGTAAGCCACGGTTATCCATCACTTCTGGTTTTGGATAAACAGTAATAGActccagtgaacagtaataggccaaagcatttCCATCCCTAACaaaaaatagcctagtcaattttattaaaatattattaatttttattataaaataatattttggttttttaatttttgacttcTTTTCTCTAACTCCCCTActcttgtcttcttcttcttcttcttcgtattCTTCTCACTTTTCccagttttttcttctctttgtacaccatcttcttcttcttcttgttcttacTTTTTTTCTCCTCTCTATACACCACGTCGTCGAATCTACCTTATTCTGAACATGGACACCCACCATCCTGGACATGCGCACACCGTAAACCCCCAAAAATCAACACCTACATATTCAAAAATTTATCGAAAatatacaaaacagaaaaaaaattccagTTGCAAGAAGATCCGAGTTAATCAACCGATCAACGACGATCCGAGTTACAAGAAGATCATGATTTGGAAGGGGGACATGGTGTTGAATATATGGATTTATCAGGAGAAGGGGGTTGATGGGGTTCCAAGGATCGAGATGGGTTCCAGGGATCGGGATGGGTTTCAGGAGTCGGATGAGGCTCCAGATGAGAGAGACTGTAGCCATGACGTTTGCAGGCGTCAGATGAGCCGTCTCTTTCCTCTGTCGATTTTAGGCCGACCTGTGGActagcttgggctgggtgccagtccATTCCACGGGCTGGAGTGGATTGGCTGAGTCTCAGCTTGTTTTTTCCACTGGATGCCGACCTCTTTTGCTTCCAGTGGAAGTGCTCTAAAGGGTTAGGTGGTTTATgggttgtagagagagagagaaagagacaatACGAGAGAGATGACTGATGAGacagaaaatgagagagagagttctatggtggcagattgtctgccctcctgtttgggtATCCTTTTCATCCCCTTTTATTTGTGCGgccacggttaagccacatcaacattttatattcttattgttttttgtcttattatctttatataaaaaaatcaatataaaatgttgacatagcttaaccgtgaccacataaaATAAGAAGGGATGAGAATGACACCTAAAtagaagggcagacaatctgccttcGAGTTTCATCTAGAGAAACAAACACTTGTGACCCATCCATCCTAACTTTTGTCAGCACCGCACCACATTTTAGTGAttgtaattatataataataatcatTACAAATTCCAACACCACACATtgacacatatatatgtatgttataTTAGTAAAGTTCGGTTTGGGAATACCGAATTCTTCAAAGTGTGAGATCAAATCCTATACCAAAAAATCCAGAATTGGTTCGGTTTTGGTAtcaaaatttttgggattttttgttCGGTTTCGGTATGGCTTGGGATTttcggtatttttttttccagccctagaGTTAGAGAATAGAGGAATCTAAACAAAATCAAGGATGCATGAATAATTGCTCTACACGACTCTCAGTTTCGTTGCatagttttttactttttaagctAGTTGAAATTTTATGTACAacataaaaaagggaaaagctaTATTACTATTCCATAACAATGTTATCAAATAGTACTATTATTATAGGGACAAAATATTGCGATGATATCGATATAATGTAAATTGGCACTACATGAATCAAATTAATATTGGCAGAAATACTCGCCTCTAAAAATCACTAATAGGGGCAAATACATTGAAAAAATGcctctgtcacatcccggcccagggtggatcacttcctgggcccgctccaccaccatagcacgatattgtccgctttgggccccgaccacgccctcacggttttgtttttgggaactcacgagcaacttcccagtgggtcacccatcatgggattgctttagcctccttctcgcttaacttcggagttcctacggaacccaaagccagtgagctccctaaaggcctcgtgctaggtagggatgtgaatatacatttaaactcccctgggcgatgtgggatgtcacaatccaccctccttaggggcccgacgccctcgtcggcacacacgcaaccagggttctcgtgtgagttcctagaaacaaaaccgtgagggcgtggtctgggcccaaagcggacaatatcgtgctacggtggtggagcgggcccaggaagtgatccgtcccgggccaggatgtgacaatttggtatcagagcctaaccctagtcgtggtgtgccgacgaggacgtcgagcccctaaggggggtggattgtcacatcccacatccccaggggagtgatccttatatgtatattcccatccttacctagcacgatgccttttgggagctcactggcttcgggttccatgggaactccgaagttaagcgaatagcgcgcgagagcaatcccatgatgggtgacacactgggaagttgctcgtgagttcccaaaaacaaaaccgtgagggaatggtaagctcaaagcagacaatatcgtgctacagtggtggaatgggcccgggatgtgacaattaagcgagaaggaggctaaagcaatcccatgatgggtgacccactgggaagttgctcttgagttcccaaaaaggcctcgtgctaggtagggatgggaatatacatttaaactcccgagttaggctctgataccaaattgtcaaattagcacaatattgtccgctttgggccccaaccacgccctcacggttttgtttttgggaactcacgagcaacttcccagtgggtcacccatcgtaggattgctctagcttccttctcgcttaacttcggagttcctacgaaacccgaagccaatgagctcccaaaaggcctcgtgctaggtagggatgagaatatatatttaaactcccctgggcgatgtgggatgtcacagccTCTAATAAAAATGAGTAGCGAAAAGTAGATTCACCTCTAAAATTACCATTGCTATTGTTATTAAAAGCGAAAAATGTCAAATATCACTCCCTATTGTTTTTGTTGCCACACATTGTTATAGGTAGAAACATCCGCACTTTTATTTCCGCATCTAATATAACGCCCTAATACTCACTTTTCATGTAGTGTCGATAACccctcttttaaaaaaaaagggacaacTAGTGATAAGCCACGGTTATCCAACCCTTCCGGTTTTGGATAAACTATGGGAAATTTCACCTTACTCGTGCACACAGTCACGCAGAGCTTAGAGCATCGAACCAGGACATCTCACATTTTTTTGACCttccacatttttttgtttattagaaAGACGCAGTCTGCGCCCTTACCACTGGATCACTTGATGTGGTTGTTTTTTCATTTAGAGCTAGATGATGAAACGGTATGTACATTGAAATTTCGTGCATTGTCACACAGCACTCTTCGTTTTATTACATTTTTCGCAATCATCAACATTAACAATCCTTCACATAAACCCTGCTATATATACAGTTGAAGAAGATTGGAATGCTAATTAGTGATCAGAAGCAAGGCCTAGTTGCTTGAGATGGTGGTGTATGTCTTCGGGGTGATGATCGTCGAGTTTCGGCCGTTCGGCCTGGATCCACCGGCCGTCCTTGCACCTCACCATGCCCTTGTTATGATCTTGCCTCCAGTAAGGTGGAACCAAGTAATGGTCTTTCAAAAAATCCGAGGCTTTGTTCACCAGTGCTGGGTCTCTTCCACTGGCTAGCACAAATCTGTGGCCTTTTCCATGGTACCTGCATGAAATATCACGTAATCAAATTAGCAacagtttattattttatttttcaaggaCTTGTTAATTAATTGCTATTTATGGCATTCACTAAACATGCATATATAATGTGTGTTAGCTGGAAATCATTCTTTCCTGCTCAAACcatataatatttaaattagTTGATAAAATATTTACTTACAAGTATAATTATATAGATATATGGAGCACATATTATTTACCACAGTAATATGTCGTCCGAGAAATAATATGTTGATATTTACTGATGACATTGTTAATTAAGTTTTACTAACCCATCCAGCAAATGCAAGTGAGCCTCCAAATTATGGGCGCAACCAGGGTCATTCGTCGGCTTCAAAAAGGGCGAGTTTTTGTGATCCAGCTTAAGTTCCACTCCGACATGCGAATAGCTCCACGGCAGACCCTCCGCTAATTTCATGACCCTCGGCGCCACGTGTTCGTTAAAGAACAGCCCCGGCGACTTGGGGACCACATCGTGAACGTTCACCACTCTCAACACTTTAACACCCAACGACTCGAGCCGCTCCTTAAACCGCACGTTCCCGACCCGAGGACCCGAAAACGACAATACGGATACGGGCACGACCCGCCCGTCCGACATCACGTTCAAACCCGTTTCGGTTATGTCGTACGCGCTCAAGATTGCCAACGCGCTCCCGAGGCTGTGCCCGGTAATCGTGATGCTCAATTCCTCGTCCGAGTATTTTTCCACCAACCGTTTAATCTCCGTCAAAATCTGCTCCCTCGCCGAGTAATGGCAAAATCGGCACGTCACGTCTTTATCGGTGTAGAGATCCAGAAAACCGGATTCGACTTTCACAGTCTGATCCGGGCACGGGATTCGATTCGCGGAAACCGGCTTTAGAAAGTCCATTAAGTCGACGATCCACTCGAGGCGGGTGACGGTGCCGCGCCACGCAATGCTGATGTCTCGGCGGCCCAAACGCGCCGACGTATCGTCGTCCGAAACGGCGACATATCCAATCCAGTTGGCATTTTTGCTCCATACCTTGGGCCAGCGGGACTTCTTGAAGAAGTTTGGAAGGTTGATATTGGACGTGGCGAAGAGGTAGCGCGACACGTGGTAGCCGTTCTGGGCCATGCCCAGGGACTCGAAGAAGGCGTGGCGCGTGAAGCGGCAGCTGCCACAGTACTTGGAGAAGGGATCGAAGTCGAAGGCGTCGTAGCAGGCCTGGGCCATCTCGCCATAGCGGATGAGCTCAGATCGGAGGAGGGGGTCTATCGGGTCGAGTAACCCGACCCAGTCATCTTGACCGTGGAGTTCCCGCCAAACATCGGACAAACGACGCTCGTTTTCGTGAGTGGTAGTGTCGGTCTCTCGTTCATTTTGGTCGTTCTCTTCTTTGCTGTGGACTCTTTCTTTTTCAAGCTCGGTGATGATGGAGGGTAAGGAATCGGTGGTTTTTGAGTGGAGGACTTTGGCGGCGACGGTGGAGGTTGAAACGGTGAGTTTCGAGGTTCCAAAGGGGTGTGATTTGTAGGCTGATAAGTTGAGGTTTGTGAAGGGAAGAACGGTGCAGGATAAAGAAATGGCTGCCATTGGAGACGACGATGAAAGAGGTGGTGAGCAACTCAGTGGTGAATGACGCAGAGAGCAATGTTTTATATGTAAAAGAAAGGGAGCTGGCTTCTCTGATCTTCCACTGCGCATACATTCTTATCCCTACTTATTTTATGCGGTAAATCACGTgaatattttatgatttttttataaaaataataaaacaaaataatagtaatataaaacattaacgtgatttaatcgtgaccgcacaaataagAGAGAATAGGAAAGCATGGGCAGTGGgagtaggggtggttcggtatgggataccataccgaaactagtatcccgaatcccaaaccaaaatttttcgggacgggaatttgaagatcaatcccaaaccaaattttcgggaatcccaaatttcgggaatcccgaaatattttcgggattttgggacaaatcgggaatcccaaattgaaatatgaaattatgaattgttcttcaaatatataattcaagaacacattcatgaactaggaatttcatttcattcacactactaTTTAATTGAACATtggcatgcctgactgtttttatcatagtcaaaattcaaattaattaaaccatttttgcaatatgttgagagacaaactAATCAAGCCTTCTAAAAGCATCAGCCATgacagcagcaataataaaatccacatgaatatcaaacaaaacatgaaaaatatgcaaggtgtagggcattccaggttgcagagcatgaattagaaactactagcatcaattataaaagaataatatatataataattaatattatatattttcggtttggtatgggattcccgaaatatcgagaagccaatcccgaatcccataccgaaattttgggatcggttcgggatagcatcccaaaaatttcgggaatttcggtttgggaaatttttggtttgggatcgggattttttcggttcggttcgggatttttgggaattttttccacccctaagtGGGAGGCTAGAGAAGCCAAGTCCAAAAGAAAGTGGATGACGCAGAGAgcaatgttattcttaccataaTTTTATAGTATATTTCTTTACATCTTAGACTATctccaaagaagatgtcaaatttgaaggcTTACGTGGCACTTTGGCATCTTTTAAACTTTTGATCTTCaaccaatatgtcaaattttaaacataaaataataattcatatatattttctttgcattaggaatgaaaagaaacaaaaggagaatggtttaaatcaataaaaatttaataaaaagcatttaataattaataaaaaaattgaaggtgttgtcaaatttggcagcaaGGGGAGAGATGTTAATCCATGTCATCCCACATCAGATTTGGCTTCTTGGTTGGAAAACATTAATGTTGTCTTTTGTTACCGTTATTGTTGATTTAGACATTTTGACATATTCTTTAAAGATGCTCTTAGGTGGCAGATGAGTTGGACAagttacatcatttaatttcaatatttttattaattaaaacacttaaataatcttaGGTGGTAGAAggagactcctcgtataccacaatcatcatttaattaacaattttttttattaattattgattaacattttgaaattaaatgctaattaatttagatgatgtggATGTCCACGTCAGATGCTACCTAAGGTGGTATACAATTgtaatacaaaaatatggtaataATAGCATTATTGTAACTGTTaagttaaaagaaaatgatttttttttttttttgtggaagttaaaagaaaacagtaatgttattcttacatgtttttataccaccttATGTAATATCTAAtatggacagccacatcatttaaattaatcagaatttaatttaaattaaaaatcatttaataaaccaataattaaaaaaaaaaaactggaatTAAATGGTGATTTTGGCATCCGAGgagtcttctccttccttccctgTTCAacttctcccccccccccccccccccatttctTCTTCCACGCTAGTTctttcactttatttttttaggtCAGTTAAATCCACCACAATCTAAATTAAATCTGATACAATAAGGTTCATGCGCTCTCCTATTTAGATTATTGGTACGCATCTATGGATGCCTCCACTGTAAGTTTCTTGACATCTATCAATCCACATATTCTTTTCCCTTCAGCCTTTGTTAAACTAGGGTGCTCCTGGAGACACGGGAACTAATCATCACTCAAATCTCAGAAACATGACAAGGCAACTCTAGTGAGAAGCAAAAAGCATGATGGAGTAAaatcaaaagaataaataaacctAGCGGACATGGCTTAAACGCATACCTTCACATAGATGTCGATGGCTTTGTACAACCCATCGTGAATTGGCTTTGCTAACTTGGGAATTGACTGTGACAACTCTACGAAACTACTGAGGTTAAGATTTGGGTCATGTGCAATTTCCGCAAGATACCCATCAACCAGTCTACCAACACTCAACAACGTAAAAGTATCAATCCCCTTTTAGTTTAGATTGTGGTGGATTTGACTAACCTGAAAAAATGGCATGAAAGAACTAGAGTGGAAGAAGGAACGGGAGAAGaagttttttttggtaaaaaaaaacgGGTGAAGAAGTTGAACGTGGAAGGAATGAGAAGATTCTTCATATGCCACAATCACCATTTaattccaacttttttttaaattattggtttattaaatgatttttaatttaaattaaattctgattaatttaaatgatgtggctgtcaaCATCAAATACTTGGTATATAAAAATGATACAAAAACTTAGTAAGAATAGATtactgaaaagaaaatgattggTAATTGCAACTAGGATTAGCATTATATTAGTTAATGGCAAGTGCGtgttttatgaatattttggtAGCTACATGTGGTTCACGAGGAGGGTCGATCTTGATTGGTCAAGGAAACCCACGCTGACCAGTCACCATATAATTCCTCGTTACCTCTCACACAAGTCAATCATCACCAACACTTTGATTCACATTCATTGCTTAGGAGAATTGAGATTGAGTGCAACTAGCGTTAATTGATAGTCTGTTAACATAATATTtacataatttataaaattaactGATTTGATAGGGTTTCAAGGGGtggtgttttaatttgttttgaattttgtttattttttaataatatagtATTGTATATGAGGATTTTAGGTTTAGCATATATATTGAATGTGAGTAACAATTCTCTCATATTATCATCGTATATGTCACGTAACAACTATAATAGAGTAGCACTTTTAATAGTTCTTGTATTATTGCCAAAAGCTGTGTTATGTAATGACACATATAGCTAGTTGTAGGTCCTCGTCCAGCACATGCCTTCTTGTCATTTTGTTTAGAATACTGAGGTTTGGTAAGATGTGCTTAAGCTGGACAAATCTTGGATATAGAAAATAAATCACCTCGTATTTATAAATTGTAAAGAACTATatatattggtttttttttagtcGAATagctatatataatatatggtaTATAAGATATTCGTATCGatttatgttctttttttttatgccaACGAAATCCGGGTATCCAAGATATTCAAGAACCAAACctagttttgaattgttgtaatATATCTACCAAAGAATCCCTATGAAATGTTTGGAAATTTATCTGTTAGTATTATCTGAAATTTAACTCTGTTTGTGTAAGTTTATATTATGTTGTCAGTTccaagttaaaacaaaagaagacaGAGAGGGTGTCAAGTAGTCCACAGCCGACATTTCGCTTTTCATGTCAAATTTATAGGATAATGAATCTTAAACGAAATTATGCTAAAATTAGGTTGTCATCAAGAAATGAAGCGTTGTGTAGCCTGAACACAATAATAAGTAAAGCCGACTTTGCTTAACGTGACAAGACTTAATTAGTGACGCATTGTATGTGATGCTATCATATTCATGCTAGAAAGTAGAAAGGAAAGAGTAGTTATCATGTCTACTTGTCtattggtgatggtggtggagtTCACCAGGATGTAATTAATTAACGGAAATTAGTAATAAACAACTTAAATTAAAAGTTCAAACTCACGATGATTTGACCGTTTACTGGCTAATTGCAGTGCTAATTAGCAGCAAAAAGTAAGACCAGCTTATCAAAATAATCAAGGGTCAATATCCAAACGACTCAACTTGTCAATTTTTTACCGTAAGTGCTAATTCTTAATGTAATCTGTCcactttattttataaaatttatctACCTTctgataaaaaacaaaacaaaaaaaacttgtcAATTTTTGAAATTGGGAATATTGTTGGGAAAGATTTGTAGTGATAACTTTATGCATGCTTGAGAATAAAACGTGGAGAGTTTTTGTTGGTGGAGAATTAAATGGTCcgtttggtactctacttgaatctaactttttaaattcaaaaagaattttcaagttttaggctttaggctttaaaaaattgtttgataggactattttaaaaaaatgaactgaaaaatataatttattctctaaaaacataaaaagtgagtttttagagtttttaaacttaaacttactaatttattttctctcactccaaatctatctctctctctttttttctttttctctccctttttatttttatttttttacatttttcgtCTCTCATCCAATCCGTTATCTTCATTATCTCCGTTCTTTCTCTCacttctcttcctctctatctcatccaatcctctcttctttctcttcccttcaaccatttcttactttctttcctcctctctcatctttcttcctctcttgcgATCCCatctttttagatctctttgtctaatttaagttgtatgatttaaaatttttaaatcgcaaaccaatcaagtttttgagtcttaaagaaaattgttttcaagaaatgttcttaagaaaggttttgagaaatgattaaaattttcaaataggatGATACCAAACAAGCTTGAAATAATTTGAAGTGGTGAGAGGCGT
This region includes:
- the LOC137728695 gene encoding phospholipase A1-Igamma2, chloroplastic-like, whose product is MAAISLSCTVLPFTNLNLSAYKSHPFGTSKLTVSTSTVAAKVLHSKTTDSLPSIITELEKERVHSKEENDQNERETDTTTHENERRLSDVWRELHGQDDWVGLLDPIDPLLRSELIRYGEMAQACYDAFDFDPFSKYCGSCRFTRHAFFESLGMAQNGYHVSRYLFATSNINLPNFFKKSRWPKVWSKNANWIGYVAVSDDDTSARLGRRDISIAWRGTVTRLEWIVDLMDFLKPVSANRIPCPDQTVKVESGFLDLYTDKDVTCRFCHYSAREQILTEIKRLVEKYSDEELSITITGHSLGSALAILSAYDITETGLNVMSDGRVVPVSVLSFSGPRVGNVRFKERLESLGVKVLRVVNVHDVVPKSPGLFFNEHVAPRVMKLAEGLPWSYSHVGVELKLDHKNSPFLKPTNDPGCAHNLEAHLHLLDGYHGKGHRFVLASGRDPALVNKASDFLKDHYLVPPYWRQDHNKGMVRCKDGRWIQAERPKLDDHHPEDIHHHLKQLGLASDH